GATCATTAGCTTGCGCCACAAAGAATTTGGCAGCGAACACTCCTTCAAGGTTGCAACCACAACGGCTGGACTTTTGGGTAGCCGGGCGGATGTCTACGACACCATCGAGAATGGTTTGGATGTCGCTGGTGAGATCAATGGTGAGGAAGCCTCGGGTAAGGGCCAGATTCTGACTGGGAACTCTGGTAATTCCAACACCGATGGATTGGCAATACGCTACACCGGCTTGGCTCTGCCTGGCCTAGTTCCCCCGGCAGATGTTCCGGCTGAGATGACTCCACCGAATCAGATGGTGGAGCGAGATCTGGGCAACATGGGTCGAGTGCGAGCTGGTTCGATTGCCTTGGCGCAGAACTCACTGGTCTTCCAGATTGGTTCAAACTGTGAGCAGACCACGTCTATCTCATTGCGCAACATGCAGACCAATACACTGGGGACTGGTGTTGACAACGAAAGTGATTTTGTCTCCTTGGCAGATATTGATGTGACCGGTGCCCAGAAGGCTCAGGATGCGATGTGTGTGATTGATCGAGCCCTGGAAGAAGTCTCCTCAACACGTGGTGAGATTGGTGCCTTCCAGAAGAATAATCTGGAGAGCAACCTGAACTACTTGCGAATCGCTCATGAGAACGTGATGAGTTCCGAATCTGTGATCCGCGATGCCGATATGGCGGAAGAGATGACCAAGTTCACTCGCAACCAGATCATGACGGATTCAGCAACAGCAATGTTGGCTCAGGCGAATGCAAGATCTCAGTCCATTCTCCGCTTGTTCAACTGATTCCACTGCAAACCTTGGAAATCTCTGGAAGTTCTTATTCCAGAGTTTCCCTCAGATAAAAGTTGGTGGATTTTTGGGAAGGTATCTGCTGGGTACCTTCTAATAAATCCATGACTAGAGCATAACTTGGACTGGTCGTGATGAACTAAGCTCTTCGAAATGAAAGTTACTGTGGAGGTCTATCTGACTTTCCTCTTTAAATCCGTAAAAGGCTTACGGACTGCTAAGATCTTGGTGAAGCGAATTTCGATTTCAGTTAGTGATTTCCTAGTTCAGATCTGTCTGTCTAGCAAATATT
This DNA window, taken from SAR324 cluster bacterium, encodes the following:
- a CDS encoding flagellin — its product is MSLRVNTNMPAINSHRNLITNNAEQAKTMERLSSGLKINRGADGPAALVISERLRSQTAGLKQAIDNSEAGVALVQTAEAALNEVSSALINARQLAVASANEAVNDEFMLRANQQEIDNILATVNRIAKNTQFGQKNLLDGSKGATGVVSGTNLEFVGASQATQSSGPNGYNVDITQAARRAQVTGVQALTNGIIDRGEQITIIEGAKTVNFQTIKGETVETNLNALNAAIQEAGLNVDMIRFDEKSTDPNSPQIISLRHKEFGSEHSFKVATTTAGLLGSRADVYDTIENGLDVAGEINGEEASGKGQILTGNSGNSNTDGLAIRYTGLALPGLVPPADVPAEMTPPNQMVERDLGNMGRVRAGSIALAQNSLVFQIGSNCEQTTSISLRNMQTNTLGTGVDNESDFVSLADIDVTGAQKAQDAMCVIDRALEEVSSTRGEIGAFQKNNLESNLNYLRIAHENVMSSESVIRDADMAEEMTKFTRNQIMTDSATAMLAQANARSQSILRLFN